TTCATAAGGGGCAAACTTCTAATTTTGCTTCTAGGAGAGAAGAATGGGCTTGCTGTTGGAAGCTCAAAGTGCCTAATGTCACCAAGGTTTTTGTGTGGAGAGCCTGTCTAGACTCACTACCCACGAATCTGAACTCTTCTAAGAAGCAAATTGTGGAATCTCCAATGTGTCACGCCTGTTTAAGAGAGGAAGAGTTTGTTGTTCATGCGCTTTGGAAGTGTAGCTCAACAATGGATGTCTAAGGTCAGtgctaaaaaatattcaaaaaagcAATCCTAATGCAGATAATTTTAAAGGACTCTTTGAAGGCCTTAGTGCAATAGCTGAGTATGATACTTTGAAGGAGTTTGCTGTCACAATAAGGAGAATATGGTTGAGAAGAAATGAGTTTGTGTTTAAAGGCTcattttcacatccatttgtgGTGGTGTAGCAATCGAAAGAGCTATTGGTGGATTTTAAAGAGATGCAGTCAAACAATAGTCCTGTGGTTCAAGTGTCTCGTGGACAAGTATGTAGTTGGGAGCCACCTCAAGAAGGTTTCTACAAAGTGAATTGGGATCAGCTATTAATAAGGCTAGGGGCAGGATTGGATTTGGCATTATAGTGAGGGGTCATGAAGGTAATGTCATGGCTATTAAGAGGATGCAGAGAGAAGGCTTCAGTGATCCACTATTCGCAGAATCTTTGAGAGCTTTAATTGCAACAATTTTTACTTCTGAACTTGGTACGAGGAAGATTAGTTTGGAAGGGGATTCCCTCCATGCTGTGAAGAGTATCACTCAAAAATCTGAGCTGTGGAATAGTTCAAGGATAATTATCTTTGATGTAAAACAACCCCTCTCTTCTTTTGACAGTTGGTCTATTAAGCACATTAGTAGAAATGCTAATGGGGATGTTCACATGTTAGCTAAGAACTCTTTAGAGTTAGAAGAGGATGTAGTACTTGATATGGAAGATTACCCTTCTTGTATTTATTCCTTCATTTCATGAAGGCTTTTCAATAAGAGATGctatttcctttcaaaaaaaaaaaaaaaaagaacaagtcaATCCCGAccaatttgtttttggttgcaAATTGTCACTTCTTGCAAAGAAGTTTTATGGTTACAAATTATGCAGTCCACTCACGTAGTTGGTTTGTGATCACTAAAGACTTTACTGCATTTCCTACTAATTAAGCTAATCATGTAGATTGATTTAGATTTGTTCTTTTACAGTGCTAAAAACTCCATATATCTCATCCGAGTACCAATAATACTGGATTTAGCTAAAAGCTTGTAATTGTAAAGTGGAAAAAGGCAAATAATTATTCATTTCACTAAATACGCACAAAAGCAATTTCAATAGTACTGCACATTTCACATAGAACATGTTACATTACAATCACTCAAAAGAGATcgaatattacatatatacatgcgaTAGCGCTCAACCACgtacatgaacatgatatataAAGCTATGATCACATTCTTTCAATCTTAAAACATCATGCATACAAGGAGACCAAATCCCATTTCAAAGAGCGGAAAACCCAAAAGGTCAGGAACCTCAGGAAAGTTATTGTTGAAGATTGGGaggtgagagagaaaaagaaagatggtgaaGCTATAAAGCATGTGaagaatatatctatatatatgagagagagagagagagagagagagagagagagagagagagagagagagagagagagagagagagagagagagatctaagGGGTGGGAAGAGATCGAATTGGAGGAAGAAGGTGGTTGAGAGGCAGAAAGAGAGAGTAAGAAAGCACTTGTAGGTGGTAAGGGGCAAGTAAAAAATTGGAGAAAATGGGTGTACGTGGATGGCTAGCAATGGGTGGTGATGATGAATGTCTACAACAGATAGGCTATGCTAGCTAGCCTTCAATGTGGATGAACAAATTATCTTGCATCATTATCTGTTGGTTTTAGTATTTGATTTTTCATACTGTCATCTGCAACAATGGTACTCATAGAAGAGCTGCCAATGTCAACATCAATTCCTGAAGAATGTGTAGGTGCATTGGGCAAAGGCTTAGTGATTTGTTGTGTGTTGGGATCAACCCTTTTCAACGAGTGTTTTTCCAGAAGTCTTAATCCCTCCAGCTCCTTTGTTACTTGTTGCATGCTAGGTCTATCCTCCCCTCTTACCTTTAAGCACTTTTTGGCTATATTTGCaacttcctttatttcttcaatattACCTTCTGTAAGAATGCGATCATCAATAATTTGAAGTAGGCGATCCTCTTTCATTGCAATAACAAAATGCATTGCTAGATTTCTTTCAGTTTCGGGCCTATCCATGGAAAGTGCCTTTTCACCTGTTAGTAGCTCTGCAATAACAACACCAAAACTATAGACGTCACTTTTTTCAGTTAGTTGGCTAGTATGGAAGTATTCTGGGTCCAAGTATCCCAAAGTTCCCTGCACCACGGTTGTTAATCGTGTGTGGTCAAGAGGAACCAGTCTTGAAGCTCCAAAGTCAGACACTTTTGCTGTGTGGTTATCATCCAAAAgtatatttgtagttttcacATCTCTATGTATAATAGACATAGAAGTCTCGaaatgtatgtatgctaagGCTCCTGCGGTTTCCGATGCCACCTTCAAACGTTTTTCCCATGAGAGCGAGGATGATAGGTTTTTATCATGAATATGGTCAAAAAGTGTTCCGTTCGTGATGAACTCGTATACTAGTAAGGGTACTTCAGTCTCAAGACAACAACCTAATAACTTAACCACATTCTTATGGTTAATTTTAGAAAGCACAACTACCTCATTTATAAATTGCTCAATCTGGCTCTGATCAACAACATTGGACTTCTTAATGGCCACCACTTTGTCATCTGATAAAACTCCTTTATAAACAGTTCCGAAGCCCCCTTGACCAAGGACTCTACTTTTATCATAGTTGTTAGTTGCCTTTTCAAGCTCTTTTGCACTAAAGATTTTGGCTGGCTCAACTAATTCTTTGTGATTCAAGAGTTGTCGTTGTAAGATTAAGCCACCATTTTGTTGGAAGAAGTTCTCTTTCAGTTTTGTGAGCTTTCTTCTTTGCATTACCCAATATACCAATAAAGTTCCCACAAGCAGGATCAAGAGGCTTATGCTAATACCTGCAAAAGTTTAAGCATTCATTTTGACCACATAGAATGAATTTCAATTTCTCCTTCTGTCACTTATAACATCAAGTTTGTTGACACAAAGGCTTCAACAAAATTGAGATTTCAATATGTATTTATAAAGATGACCTACAAGGAGTTGAGTTTGAGTTTTAACTTAGCTAGTGATCATTAAAAGGAAGAAAGATCGAAAGCCTAGCACGCTATATATAAGCTGTAGTGGATTTCAACTGCATTTCATACTAAAGGTGAGGTTACAAATTATATAGAATAGAAAGAGTGAACTAAGTTTTGAATTAACTTCCACATCTTAAAACtttaatatttaacttaaaagACTATTGCATTAATCGAAATGGTTAATTTTAGactaaattataattattgcaTGGAATTAAGTGAGTGAGGTTGGGAATTAAATTACCAAATCCATCATACATGTAGTTTgtaaattaacaagaaaaaagaaaataaaagagatgagTACTACTGTAATGCTAGTaccattcttatatatattatgcataccCAAGGAAATATTAATGATGATCTTGGATTGACCCGATTTTCTACTGCAACCTGTTCCAGTGATCATTAAAAAGCCTAGCTAGCTGTAGCTAGTGACTGTTGGAGAAGCAAAGATCTATCATTAGCATATTTCAACTTCGTATCATACGTACGAAAGCTAAGgttacaaattaattatatggaATAGAAAGAGTGAACTAAGTTTTGAATTAAAAGTTACCCATCTCAAAACATTAATTTTCTTATCTTAAAAGACTTTTACAGTAATCAAAATGGTTCATTTTAGaccaaatatttataattactgCATGGGAAGTGAGTGAGGTAATTGCATGGGAAACCAAATCcatcatgcatgtatatatgtagttagtaaattaaaaagaaaatgaaaataaaagagatgagTAGTACTGTAATACCACTATTCCTATATATGTTATACGTACCCAGGGCAATAATCATGATCTTGGATTGGCCTTTTCGACTACAACCTGTTCCAGGCGGCATCTTCCCATCGCCTTCATATCCATTGCGACATATACATGTGTAGCTCCCGTTAGTGTTGGTACATGTTGCAGTAGCATTGCAGGGATTCCGATCTTTGCACTCATCAATATCTGAAACACGTGAGTACTACAGTTAGTCCGTCATCATCGAAATACAGCCATAACAGTTTGCTCATTTAACAAGTACAACACGAACTgattaatttgttaataaaaaattagctgacattaaaaaaaaaaaaaaaaaaaaaaggcttataaagtaaaacaaatgaacaccattaataattaattacctTGGCAACTATCCTTGTGTTCATCAGAAAGGTATGGGTTCCCTTTATAACCGTCAGGGCACTTGCAAATATACCCACGACCATGGGGTTCCGAACAACTACTATTTGCTGCTTTGCATAAATAGCTTGTCATATTTTTCTCAGCATCTTTGCATTTCTTATTTCCAAGTGCCCAATCAAGCACCAGGGGTACAGTCTCCCTTTtcgttaaatttgtaaaatctAAGGTGGAAAAGTTGTATGCCTGTGTTTCCCCAATAAAACCTAAACCACATGATTGCCCCGAGGTTCTGCTGGATCCATTAGTGTAAATGCTCTGAACGGTCAAATTATAATTCGTTGTGTTTCCTGGGATTGCAGAATGGCAACAGCCAAGGCCAGAGCAAGAGCCGTTAACCAAACCGGAACTGTTGCCACAGAATGATATGCACCCAGACATGAACTTGTAATCTTGTTCATGCGAGCCACTTATGTAGGCGTAAAAGTTACAACCGACGGCAAAGATACTGTTCTTCTCAATTGAGATGCTAAAGTTCGACAAGTTGAGCAAGGCAGAGATGCGGCGGAGACTAGGTTGATTATCAAACTCTGGCCACCATTGGCAACGACGGAATACCAAGTTTGAGACTCGAAGTTCACCATCAAGAGAGATGTTGAGGACATCTATATTATGATCAACGCCCAGAAATGGTTTTGCGGGCTGGAAAGAGTCGTTACATATGATGAGAAAAGATTGATCAAGGTAGCAGCCCTTCCTTGTACCAAATGGGTAGGGGATATCAACAGATCCGCATTTGCGGATGCAGCTCGGATCATTGGGTTGAGGTGCTGATGATAAAACTAGCTGGACTCCAATAATCAGATGTAGCAGCACTACTAGTTGTTCCAAAAGCTTTCCATGCAAAGCCATGGCTGACCTTTTTCTTGTCTGATCTGTGCTTCCGAAAAAACTTGTCTTTCTTTGCAACTCCCTCTTATAAAACAAGCTAACAAAGAGAGACTTCAAGTTGGCCTGATGAACGGTTAGAAAGGACTTAATAAGGTAGATATATAATAAGaagcattaaaaatacataaatccataaaattatattcaggTAGTTAGGaggatttattatataaaaagagaACTTGACTTATTTCTCCAGccaaaatgaaagttaaaaaactctagcttttctattattattagaggcttaatatattaatttcgtTATAATGCTTGTATCCTTAATAAGCGAATTACCAAActttctaatttaaaaaatattttcaaaagaactATTTTTAAACTATACTAGTAATTAGTAAttagtaataattttatttatcatcttcgtACACTGCACATtacatctattttaatttttttttcttataacagATATATAATGTatgaatgataagtagaacaactcaattaatttaacaaaaatgaaataaaataataaataataaataaataaataaaattttaaatacataaaatatataatataaaataatgagtaacattctttttatatgtatatatatacacgtactAGTAAGATGTTACGTGCCCTGAGGCACGTATGCCCAGTTGAAAGAACAGCAGCTTCCTCTCTTTTCTGGGCTTGGGGTcggttttcaaaaacaaaacaaaataaaaaagccgAACCTTTTTCGTTCAACATGCGTGCGGGCTTTCGGCAGGCACTCAACACAATACGGATTACACGCACACTAGTATGGGCTTGTTTCCTTTTCTGCTGTGGCCTGTCGTATCCCAGTGGAAAACGTAAAAAATAAGTAAGTCGaataaagagaagaaaaattagTAGAAGATGTTAGTGTCTGTACGTATC
This is a stretch of genomic DNA from Carya illinoinensis cultivar Pawnee chromosome 15, C.illinoinensisPawnee_v1, whole genome shotgun sequence. It encodes these proteins:
- the LOC122296212 gene encoding wall-associated receptor kinase 2-like isoform X3 produces the protein MLNEKGSAFLFCFVFENRPQAQKREEAAVLSTGHTCLRARNILLANLKSLFVSLFYKRELQRKTSFFGSTDQTRKRSAMALHGKLLEQLVVLLHLIIGVQLVLSSAPQPNDPSCIRKCGSVDIPYPFGTRKGCYLDQSFLIICNDSFQPAKPFLGVDHNIDVLNISLDGELRVSNLVFRRCQWWPEFDNQPSLRRISALLNLSNFSISIEKNSIFAVGCNFYAYISGSHEQDYKFMSGCISFCGNSSGLVNGSCSGLGCCHSAIPGNTTNYNLTVQSIYTNGSSRTSGQSCGLGFIGETQAYNFSTLDFTNLTKRETVPLVLDWALGNKKCKDAEKNMTSYLCKAANSSCSEPHGRGYICKCPDGYKGNPYLSDEHKDSCQDIDECKDRNPCNATATCTNTNGSYTCICRNGYEGDGKMPPGTGCSRKGQSKIMIIALGISISLLILLVGTLLVYWVMQRRKLTKLKENFFQQNGGLILQRQLLNHKELVEPAKIFSAKELEKATNNYDKSRVLGQGGFGTVYKGVLSDDKVVAIKKSNVVDQSQIEQFINEVVVLSKINHKNVVKLLGCCLETEVPLLVYEFITNGTLFDHIHDKNLSSSLSWEKRLKVASETAGALAYIHFETSMSIIHRDVKTTNILLDDNHTAKVSDFGASRLVPLDHTRLTTVVQGTLGYLDPEYFHTSQLTEKSDVYSFGVVIAELLTGEKALSMDRPETERNLAMHFVIAMKEDRLLQIIDDRILTEGNIEEIKEVANIAKKCLKVRGEDRPSMQQVTKELEGLRLLEKHSLKRVDPNTQQITKPLPNAPTHSSGIDVDIGSSSMSTIVADDSMKNQILKPTDNDAR
- the LOC122296212 gene encoding wall-associated receptor kinase 2-like isoform X1; this encodes MLAFIRGSRKERLVISEAQIRPKKGQRWLCMRPQQKRKQAHTSVRVIRIVLSACRKPARMLNEKGSAFLFCFVFENRPQAQKREEAAVLSTGHTCLRARNILLANLKSLFVSLFYKRELQRKTSFFGSTDQTRKRSAMALHGKLLEQLVVLLHLIIGVQLVLSSAPQPNDPSCIRKCGSVDIPYPFGTRKGCYLDQSFLIICNDSFQPAKPFLGVDHNIDVLNISLDGELRVSNLVFRRCQWWPEFDNQPSLRRISALLNLSNFSISIEKNSIFAVGCNFYAYISGSHEQDYKFMSGCISFCGNSSGLVNGSCSGLGCCHSAIPGNTTNYNLTVQSIYTNGSSRTSGQSCGLGFIGETQAYNFSTLDFTNLTKRETVPLVLDWALGNKKCKDAEKNMTSYLCKAANSSCSEPHGRGYICKCPDGYKGNPYLSDEHKDSCQDIDECKDRNPCNATATCTNTNGSYTCICRNGYEGDGKMPPGTGCSRKGQSKIMIIALGISISLLILLVGTLLVYWVMQRRKLTKLKENFFQQNGGLILQRQLLNHKELVEPAKIFSAKELEKATNNYDKSRVLGQGGFGTVYKGVLSDDKVVAIKKSNVVDQSQIEQFINEVVVLSKINHKNVVKLLGCCLETEVPLLVYEFITNGTLFDHIHDKNLSSSLSWEKRLKVASETAGALAYIHFETSMSIIHRDVKTTNILLDDNHTAKVSDFGASRLVPLDHTRLTTVVQGTLGYLDPEYFHTSQLTEKSDVYSFGVVIAELLTGEKALSMDRPETERNLAMHFVIAMKEDRLLQIIDDRILTEGNIEEIKEVANIAKKCLKVRGEDRPSMQQVTKELEGLRLLEKHSLKRVDPNTQQITKPLPNAPTHSSGIDVDIGSSSMSTIVADDSMKNQILKPTDNDAR
- the LOC122296212 gene encoding wall-associated receptor kinase 2-like isoform X4; translated protein: MALHGKLLEQLVVLLHLIIGVQLVLSSAPQPNDPSCIRKCGSVDIPYPFGTRKGCYLDQSFLIICNDSFQPAKPFLGVDHNIDVLNISLDGELRVSNLVFRRCQWWPEFDNQPSLRRISALLNLSNFSISIEKNSIFAVGCNFYAYISGSHEQDYKFMSGCISFCGNSSGLVNGSCSGLGCCHSAIPGNTTNYNLTVQSIYTNGSSRTSGQSCGLGFIGETQAYNFSTLDFTNLTKRETVPLVLDWALGNKKCKDAEKNMTSYLCKAANSSCSEPHGRGYICKCPDGYKGNPYLSDEHKDSCQDIDECKDRNPCNATATCTNTNGSYTCICRNGYEGDGKMPPGTGCSRKGQSKIMIIALGISISLLILLVGTLLVYWVMQRRKLTKLKENFFQQNGGLILQRQLLNHKELVEPAKIFSAKELEKATNNYDKSRVLGQGGFGTVYKGVLSDDKVVAIKKSNVVDQSQIEQFINEVVVLSKINHKNVVKLLGCCLETEVPLLVYEFITNGTLFDHIHDKNLSSSLSWEKRLKVASETAGALAYIHFETSMSIIHRDVKTTNILLDDNHTAKVSDFGASRLVPLDHTRLTTVVQGTLGYLDPEYFHTSQLTEKSDVYSFGVVIAELLTGEKALSMDRPETERNLAMHFVIAMKEDRLLQIIDDRILTEGNIEEIKEVANIAKKCLKVRGEDRPSMQQVTKELEGLRLLEKHSLKRVDPNTQQITKPLPNAPTHSSGIDVDIGSSSMSTIVADDSMKNQILKPTDNDAR
- the LOC122296212 gene encoding wall-associated receptor kinase 2-like isoform X2, whose translation is MRPQQKRKQAHTSVRVIRIVLSACRKPARMLNEKGSAFLFCFVFENRPQAQKREEAAVLSTGHTCLRARNILLANLKSLFVSLFYKRELQRKTSFFGSTDQTRKRSAMALHGKLLEQLVVLLHLIIGVQLVLSSAPQPNDPSCIRKCGSVDIPYPFGTRKGCYLDQSFLIICNDSFQPAKPFLGVDHNIDVLNISLDGELRVSNLVFRRCQWWPEFDNQPSLRRISALLNLSNFSISIEKNSIFAVGCNFYAYISGSHEQDYKFMSGCISFCGNSSGLVNGSCSGLGCCHSAIPGNTTNYNLTVQSIYTNGSSRTSGQSCGLGFIGETQAYNFSTLDFTNLTKRETVPLVLDWALGNKKCKDAEKNMTSYLCKAANSSCSEPHGRGYICKCPDGYKGNPYLSDEHKDSCQDIDECKDRNPCNATATCTNTNGSYTCICRNGYEGDGKMPPGTGCSRKGQSKIMIIALGISISLLILLVGTLLVYWVMQRRKLTKLKENFFQQNGGLILQRQLLNHKELVEPAKIFSAKELEKATNNYDKSRVLGQGGFGTVYKGVLSDDKVVAIKKSNVVDQSQIEQFINEVVVLSKINHKNVVKLLGCCLETEVPLLVYEFITNGTLFDHIHDKNLSSSLSWEKRLKVASETAGALAYIHFETSMSIIHRDVKTTNILLDDNHTAKVSDFGASRLVPLDHTRLTTVVQGTLGYLDPEYFHTSQLTEKSDVYSFGVVIAELLTGEKALSMDRPETERNLAMHFVIAMKEDRLLQIIDDRILTEGNIEEIKEVANIAKKCLKVRGEDRPSMQQVTKELEGLRLLEKHSLKRVDPNTQQITKPLPNAPTHSSGIDVDIGSSSMSTIVADDSMKNQILKPTDNDAR